A window of the Armatimonadota bacterium genome harbors these coding sequences:
- a CDS encoding flagellar motor protein, translating into MDLGTIIGLGVAFGALLVANSLEGGSIGALISPSAALIVFGGSVGAAMVTQPLRNSLMAPMLLKHVIFSRPAEPLGALETLTHLARVARREGVLALEGELHSVQDDFIRRGVQLVVDGTDPEVARTIMEIEIDSLVERHSGAAKYYKTLGGLAPTLGVLGTVMGLVHMLSNLSDPGSMGPAIATAFLATLYGVGSANLVFLPIAQKLQMRSEEEQFIRRMVAVGIEGLQAGDSPIILAERLKAFLSPSEREAANRALAAEGQGGGASESARAA; encoded by the coding sequence TTGGACCTTGGAACCATCATCGGACTCGGCGTCGCTTTCGGTGCGCTACTCGTCGCTAACAGCCTTGAGGGCGGAAGCATCGGTGCCCTTATTAGCCCCTCCGCCGCGCTCATCGTGTTCGGCGGCAGCGTGGGCGCAGCCATGGTCACCCAGCCCCTGCGCAATTCCCTTATGGCTCCGATGCTCCTGAAGCACGTCATTTTCTCAAGACCCGCAGAGCCCCTGGGCGCACTGGAGACCCTCACTCATCTCGCAAGAGTGGCCCGGCGCGAAGGGGTCCTAGCACTGGAAGGCGAGTTGCACAGCGTCCAGGATGACTTCATCCGCCGCGGGGTCCAGCTCGTGGTGGACGGCACCGACCCCGAGGTCGCACGGACCATTATGGAGATCGAAATCGACTCTCTCGTGGAGCGGCATTCTGGCGCCGCGAAATACTACAAGACCCTTGGCGGCCTGGCCCCAACACTGGGCGTTCTCGGCACCGTCATGGGCCTTGTGCACATGCTCAGCAACCTCAGTGACCCCGGCAGCATGGGACCGGCCATCGCCACCGCATTTCTCGCTACTCTCTACGGCGTGGGATCGGCGAACCTTGTCTTCCTGCCCATCGCCCAGAAGCTGCAGATGCGCAGCGAAGAGGAGCAGTTCATACGACGCATGGTCGCAGTAGGCATCGAGGGTCTTCAGGCCGGCGATAGCCCGATTATCCTGGCAGAGCGCCTCAAGGCCTTCCTCTCGCCTTCCGAGCGGGAAGCGGCGAACCGGGCGCTGGCGGCCGAAGGCCAAGGCGGTGGGGCCAGTGAGTCAGCACGGGCGGCGTAA
- the fliP gene encoding flagellar type III secretion system pore protein FliP (The bacterial flagellar biogenesis protein FliP forms a type III secretion system (T3SS)-type pore required for flagellar assembly.), whose product MPTPPRAPDPPSEWFKQEPGKELALTLRLVFSLAALSLLPAALVTMTSFLRIIIVLSFLRSALGTQQTPPNLVLVGLALFLTLFIMQPVWQEVDRRAVQPYLKGALTYSQAVTKAADPVRGFMLKQARERDILLFIQMGRLPRPSGPEEVPMRVLLPAFAISELKSAFQLGFVIYVPFIVIDLVVAGALMSMGMMMLPPVTISLPLKILLFVMIDGWHILARSLVLSFS is encoded by the coding sequence ATGCCCACGCCGCCGAGGGCCCCGGACCCGCCTTCGGAGTGGTTCAAGCAAGAGCCCGGCAAGGAACTCGCCCTCACTCTGCGCCTGGTCTTCAGCCTGGCGGCTCTCAGCCTTCTTCCGGCCGCGCTGGTGACGATGACCTCCTTCCTGCGCATCATCATCGTCCTGAGCTTCCTGCGCAGCGCTCTGGGCACTCAGCAGACGCCTCCCAATCTCGTGCTGGTAGGCCTGGCCCTGTTTCTCACCCTGTTCATCATGCAACCGGTCTGGCAAGAGGTGGACCGGCGTGCGGTCCAACCCTATCTCAAAGGCGCGCTCACGTACTCCCAGGCGGTGACGAAGGCCGCTGATCCCGTGCGCGGGTTTATGCTCAAGCAGGCCCGGGAGCGCGACATTCTCCTGTTCATCCAGATGGGACGCCTGCCGCGTCCATCCGGTCCGGAGGAAGTGCCGATGCGCGTCTTGCTGCCGGCCTTCGCCATCAGCGAACTCAAGTCCGCCTTCCAGCTTGGATTCGTGATCTACGTCCCCTTCATCGTCATCGACCTCGTGGTCGCCGGTGCACTCATGTCCATGGGTATGATGATGCTGCCCCCGGTGACCATCTCGCTGCCACTGAAAATCCT
- a CDS encoding flagellar basal body-associated FliL family protein, with the protein MRHQVGRRGDLGARSGGIKLVIILVLALATGAGAGWLVWGRASADSKKSGRGSQRESTRGHDEKKKNDEHASDDDQLDLVYVNMGAFLVNVASTEKLRYVQVEITLGVHPSEEEGKKKEKGGHGGHGGGKPEEPTLTPASDALARDTIVRVLSAQSFDQLQDPATREKLRAQLLHALQGVVKDTEVHAVLFTSFLMQ; encoded by the coding sequence ATGAGACACCAAGTCGGCCGAAGGGGCGACCTCGGCGCTCGTTCTGGCGGAATCAAGCTCGTGATCATCCTGGTCCTCGCACTTGCCACCGGTGCGGGCGCCGGTTGGCTCGTCTGGGGCCGCGCAAGCGCGGACAGTAAGAAATCGGGGCGGGGTTCCCAACGGGAGTCCACAAGGGGCCACGATGAGAAGAAGAAGAACGATGAGCATGCGTCGGATGATGATCAGCTCGACCTCGTCTACGTGAACATGGGCGCGTTCCTGGTCAATGTTGCTTCCACCGAGAAACTGCGATACGTCCAGGTCGAAATCACTCTCGGCGTCCACCCCTCCGAAGAGGAGGGCAAGAAGAAAGAGAAGGGCGGACATGGCGGGCACGGTGGCGGCAAGCCCGAGGAGCCCACCCTCACCCCTGCGTCTGACGCTCTCGCCCGGGACACCATCGTACGAGTGCTTTCAGCGCAGTCCTTCGACCAGCTTCAGGACCCGGCCACGCGCGAGAAACTGCGCGCTCAACTGCTCCACGCGCTGCAAGGGGTCGTGAAGGACACCGAAGTTCACGCAGTGCTGTTCACGTCCTTCCTGATGCAGTGA
- a CDS encoding flagellar motor protein MotB, with protein sequence MSQHGRRKAHGEHENEERWLVTYADMITLLMAFFIMMYAMSIVNLGKFNELAVSVRSGFGGSSPGLRSASIGFEARRGQVPVQLPLNAFDVMSAIAGAIESNLSDREMKDLDFVSEDGMAKVRVRADDVLFARGSADLTPRAIRTLSAVADAVRDLPYDLRIEGHTCDLPITTGKFASNWELSAQRAINVVMFLIRQKDIPPSSLSAAGYADTSPVVPNTDEKNRRRNRRIDIVLLPPGGPSSATRATRARLKPVTPSIAPRGVQIVPELGSQSHDTAGEASL encoded by the coding sequence GTGAGTCAGCACGGGCGGCGTAAAGCCCACGGGGAGCACGAGAACGAAGAGCGGTGGCTTGTCACCTACGCGGACATGATCACCCTGCTCATGGCCTTTTTCATCATGATGTACGCCATGTCTATTGTAAACCTGGGGAAGTTCAACGAGCTCGCGGTGTCGGTTCGGTCGGGCTTCGGGGGCAGTTCCCCCGGCTTGCGGTCCGCCTCCATCGGTTTCGAAGCCCGGCGCGGACAGGTCCCAGTACAGTTGCCCCTCAACGCCTTCGATGTCATGTCCGCCATCGCAGGGGCGATCGAGAGCAACCTATCCGACCGAGAGATGAAAGACCTGGACTTTGTTTCGGAGGACGGTATGGCCAAGGTCCGGGTACGCGCCGATGACGTTCTGTTCGCCCGTGGATCGGCGGATCTTACCCCACGCGCAATCCGCACCCTGTCCGCCGTGGCCGACGCGGTCCGAGATCTGCCTTACGACCTGCGCATTGAGGGGCACACCTGCGACCTGCCCATCACCACTGGGAAGTTCGCCAGCAATTGGGAACTCTCAGCACAACGCGCCATCAACGTGGTTATGTTTCTTATTCGTCAGAAGGACATCCCACCGTCCTCCCTGAGCGCCGCCGGATACGCCGACACATCGCCCGTCGTGCCCAATACAGATGAGAAGAACCGCAGGCGTAACCGCCGCATTGACATTGTGCTCCTGCCGCCGGGTGGCCCCTCGTCCGCAACGCGCGCAACACGAGCGCGCCTGAAGCCGGTGACACCCAGTATCGCCCCACGGGGGGTTCAGATCGTACCGGAGCTGGGCTCGCAGAGCCACGACACGGCCGGGGAGGCAAGCCTATGA
- the fliN gene encoding flagellar motor switch protein FliN, with the protein MDPTSAENLAELTADSGSAGPARSPGQGGIDTAALEMMLDLPLDVTVELGRARMQLGEALGLQAGAIIELDRLPGEPLDLYVNERLVARGEVVVANDVLALRVTELISKGAPRHV; encoded by the coding sequence ATGGATCCCACAAGCGCAGAAAACCTGGCGGAACTCACCGCGGACAGCGGCAGTGCGGGCCCGGCACGCTCTCCTGGGCAGGGCGGCATCGACACCGCTGCGCTCGAGATGATGCTGGACCTGCCCCTGGATGTCACTGTGGAGCTTGGCCGCGCGAGAATGCAGCTCGGCGAAGCCCTCGGGCTGCAGGCCGGCGCCATCATCGAGCTCGACCGACTGCCGGGCGAACCCCTTGACCTCTATGTCAACGAGCGCCTGGTGGCGCGGGGCGAAGTGGTCGTCGCCAATGACGTCCTCGCCCTGCGGGTCACCGAGCTGATCAGCAAGGGGGCACCCCGGCATGTGTAG
- a CDS encoding flagellar FlbD family protein: MIKLTRLNGSTMVINALLIERVESTPDTVVRLTTGSQYVVRDTCDEVCMKTAQFFRDIGAGHIDLPAIIR; the protein is encoded by the coding sequence ATGATCAAGCTAACGCGACTGAACGGCTCCACCATGGTCATCAACGCGCTGCTCATCGAACGCGTCGAATCCACGCCGGACACGGTCGTGCGCCTCACCACGGGCAGCCAATACGTGGTCAGAGATACCTGCGACGAAGTGTGCATGAAAACGGCCCAGTTTTTCCGGGACATCGGCGCCGGCCACATCGATCTTCCGGCGATCATCAGGTAG